The nucleotide window CACCCAAAGGCCTTCCTGGAGCTCGCATTGCATCGGGGCCAAGTCTCAGTCCACCAGCTCACAAACACATCACGTGTACATGCTGAGGACCCGAAGATGGGGTCTCAGAGTCCACTGCACACTGGAGCCACCTGGAGAGTTTTAATGATGAATGGATGCTGGATCTCACCTGGGgctttaaatctatttttatatacGAGAGCATGGCCAGGCGGTGGGGACTTTGACAGCTTGGCAGGTGGCTCTAATGTGAAGGGAGCTTGGGAACCAGTACTCTCCAAATCTCCTGCTCCTCCAACATTCCAgagtgcatgcgcgcacacacacacacacacacacacacacacacacacaagcatccaGAGCTGAGACCCACGCAgcctccacagacatgcacagTCAGGAGTCACCAGGTGTGCACCAGGAAACACATACAGATGTGTACGTGCCATGACTCACACCCATGCCCAACATGACAACCTGCAGAGCGTGGGTgacctgagaccctgcctctcaGGTCAGCGACTGAAGTTGATGGTCTCAGGACACAAGGTCCCCTTACCTTCACCACAATGGGTATCCTGGGGACAGGTTCCCTGAGGAAGATTCGGAAGGAACCATAATAGCCCTCATTGAGATAGTATGCCATCTTCCTGTGGCCTCCTGGGGACAGGGAGTAGACAGGATGAAGTGTGTTTGGTTATGTCTCCCTGATGAGTCCCAGCTCCCTTGGGAGAAGTGGCTGCCCAGTGAGGCAGAATTCCTGCCTTGTCCTAAGGGTCTTCCCCAACCCACCTTCTGTCATGGAGAGCAGGCCCCACTGCCCTCCGCTCCCCGCATAGGAATGCTGAACAGCAGTAACCGGCGTGAGATGATCTGTTTTAAGCTCCTCATGTGTGGAGTACATGGATGCTCTTGCCTGTACTTATTGGGTATCATAAGCCCTGCATTACAGTTGGAGAAACTGAGTCTTGCCAGAAGTTCACAGGAGTAGGCAATGCCCTCGGCTCATCCCCAGACACAGGTTCAAGCGCTTGGAGTAGGTCCCCGAGTGCCTACTGTGTGAGACAGGGCAGGAGCAGTGGCTGTTTGATGTTCAGCTTCAGGGCGCGCCGGTGGGTGCATTGCCTTCCTTTCAGAGATGCCTTTGTTcgctgcccttccttccttccatccctccctccttctctccctcctccctccctccccccctccctccctcttttcttccttcttctttccttcttccttccttccttccttcctttcttccttccttcctttctttcttccttcccttcctgctctcttATTTACAGGGTGTTggtggattgaacccagggccttgcttttgctaggcaagtgttctaccactgaactatatctgCAGATCTTGgcttttgagatgggatcttacCACGTTGCTCAACAAGGCACTGAAGTTGTGATCTTtttgcctcggcctcccgagtgctgggattgcagacatacgccaccacaccctgctttatCTTAGGcttgtgtttgtttgagataaaTTCTCCTAGCCCACACTGGCCTGTGTGGTGTAGACTtctcttgaactcatgatctgcCTCCTCAACCTAAGTGTTGGCATTACAGATGGGTACCAGCCTATCTGCCTCCTCATCCTGAGTGCCAGCATTACAGGTGGGTACCAGCTTGACACTCTGGCATCTGGGCTCTGCAGACACAGAAGAGTCTGACCTTCCCTGGCTAGCTAATTCCTAGAGGCAGTAATTATCCTCCAAAATGGCCTCCCTCATGTACAACTACTACCTTGACTGTAGGCTCTCAGTCAATAGAACCCATCCTGAGGGGAGATGTCACACGTACTTTGTAGCCTGCTGACCTCTAAGGTATTGGTCAGAGACCACACTAGATTCTAGGCCTTTTGGCTATAGAACCCCCGCCCCCCACAGTCACGTGTGTTTTGTACAGGAGTTCCTATGTAGTCACACCCTCAGCTTTATCGTGCACCTGGAATTATGATGATGGTTGCCTGGAAACCTTTCttccaaataaattcttttgtgtttaaataTGCCAACAATAAACCGCCCACCATTAGCCTCCCTGAAGCTTGACCCAGGCCGACGACATCAATCTGAACCACGTTTTCATTCTCATCTCTTCAAGATTGCTTCGCTGCCTGCCTTGACACCTGCAGAGACCCCCCGCCCATGGCAGGAGCCAGGTCAGCCCAGACTACACAAGACCCTCTGTCCACGAACATCCCAGTGAAGATGCTGGCCTACTCTCCCTTCTCACCTAATCCACTCTGTGTGGATAATTCATGCAGAGACTCTTGTCTCTGGGAAAGTGTGTGTAAAAATTTATCTGAGACAGCTGTCTCCATGTAAGCAAGCCTTGCCATAGCTAATTAGGACAAATCCTTAAGACAAATCCTGAGTGTGCTATAAAACCTTGGCCAACTCCAACAGCGCCAACGACTGCAGATGGCCCCCTCCCTCAGAACATGCCGCCCCTATTGATACGGTATTGATTACTCAAATAAGCAAGTGCCAGTTTTCCCCCAGCTCCTTCACACTCTTTTCTATGACTCCCAGATCCTGCAGATACGAGGGCCTACCAAGCTTGTCCTTCACAGCCATCTTAGCCCGTCTTCACATCCTTGCTCCTGAACCTGCACGCAGAATTCCAGTCAGACTCTGTCAACCTCTGGGCGATCGGCGGCCATTTGGAAGCTGACTCTGAGTACAGATTTTTCTCACCTCTGGTTTCCCTTCGTTCTCTTCCCTATCTCCTTAACCCCAATTCCAGTGATACCCAGATCAATTCTGGATTGAGTTCCTCGTGATGCTAGGGATGAGAGGTACCAGTCCTGGAGTCAGGAAGGCATAGGCTGGTTTATCTACTGACTAGTTGTGCTACCTTGGACAGGTCACTGCCCCTCTCTGAGTCTCCATGTCTACACATGTTCACTGGGGGTGACCCAAAGCTGCCTCACGGGATCGGTGAGCAGACCTGAGGTAAAATATGTATTTCAGCTGTCGCTGACTTGCGCAGATCAGCAgctcttgcttttgtttatgtaatGAATAACAAAGCTCCCAAATCCTTGTAATTGGCTGTGGTGAAATGGGTGAGGACAGGTGCGCTCCACCCCAGCATCCTATGGTGAGGCGCTTCATCAAAGGCGGATAAGGGAGGGCATCAGAGTGACGGTAAATATTTACCTGTGGGTGTCACTCAGTCCCGAAGATCAAAGAGGGCTAGTTCAGTGGATGCCGACCTGGGAATATTCTCAATTTTGCCATGAAAACATCTCTGGTTCGTTCTCTGGGAACATGGCCACCCCAGGTCCCTCCCACACTCAGAGGAAAAATAGCTGAAGAACTCCCCTGGGAGACACGGTGACGCGTGTCAAAAGGTCCTGTCACCGGAGGATATCAGCCTTAGGGACGTGTCCTATCACAGCAGTCAGCCCTGCTTTATCTGCTGAGGGAGCTTGTGCTGGAGTTCTCCGTCACTGATAGAACCTGTCACCTCCTGCACCCAAGGGTCTTGACTAGGCTTAGTAATGGGTATGTAGGGCCCTGGAGGCCGAACCTTGCAATTGCTCCCTCAGGCCAGCAGACTTACCCACTACCTAGAAGGGCACCTTGGCCTCTGTCCTTCACCTTCCCCTCTTCTGGGGCACAGTAAACAGTGCCCAGACAGGGTCAATCCAGTACACAACACTGATCTCAATTGCTACAATTAGGCACCCAGGGTATACCCCAGAATCACGGTCCAATCTATCCCCAAGTCCTGGGACATCTGGACAGTGGCTACACCTGGCACCCACCTGGCTCCAGGGAGGCCTTCTTGGCTATGatgttcacagcagctgtgcATACAGACTCCGCATAAAAGCGGCCAGGCTCTGCGATGACCTGGACACCAGTCCCCTCCGGGAAGTACTGGGTCCGGGCAGCATTGATCACTGTAGCTATCTGTGGAGACAGATCCAGCCTCTGCTGTATCCTGAGTCTATGCAACTGCCATGACCCCCTTTCCTTTGACCCTATAATAGCCTTTCAGATAGCAAGCTCACCTCCTCTTACTCAAGAAGAAACAGGTAGAAAGGAAGCCGAGAGAGGCCAGAGCACACAGCCAGTGTGTGGGCCCTGGCACCCTGAGGATATGACCTTGCAAATAATTGACACATGGTCAGCAGAGACAGAATGTCTTCATGGTTCCCTGAAGCTAAGGGACCATGAGTGTCTACCAGGGTTAGGGTCTATGGCTAAAGGACACGGAGGGGCTGTAGGGATAGCTCGGGGGGGGGGATATAATGCCTACCTCATGAGAGGCTggggatgaaaaagaaaaggacaggaagagggggaagaaggagcaTGAAGAAGAGGGATGGAGGTGGAAGGGggacaggaggggaggaggaggaagagaaggaagaagaaggggaggagaaggaaaagaaggaggaagaaggaagagatagAAAAGAGCATTGTTGGATGTGACTCCTGATCTTGGACCAGAGCTGTGAGGCAACAAAAAAGCACAGCAAGCaggtgcacacactcatacacactcgggtgcacacactcagacacacattcaggcacaCTCAGGTGCTGACATTCAAACACACTCAGGTGCACACACTCaggtgcacacactcatacatattcaGGTGTACATGCTCAGACACACTCTGGtgctcacactcatacacactcaggtacaaacactcagacacactTACAGTCACGCACGTAGTCAGGTGAAGATGTCTGTCAGACTCAAACCACAGCGTCCGCAAACAGACTCCCAGTTATGCGAGGTtctatgtacaaacacacacaggcatgcgcGCACacttgtccccccacccccaccccaagctgcTATACTCAGACTGCCACTCTTACTGTGGGGCCATCCAGCTCACCTCCTCAAATTTAGCTTCAGAGCCCTCAGTTCCAGGGAAGCCTCCTCCGAGATCCAGGAGGCTCATGCAGTGACCCACTCTGCGGCCCATCTCAAATACACGATGGCAGTCAGCGATGGCCTGCCTATAGCTCTGGGGTGTCTGGCAGTCGGAACCCACGTGGAAGCTGAACATGGCCGATGGTATGGAAGACACAGATTCAAGTCAGTGTGAGGCCAGATGCACTGAAGAACACTCACCCAGGGGCTGCAAGACCAGTGCCAGCCTGTGCCAAGATGACGCTGGCCCACTTGACACCCGTAGATGTATGTGGCCTTGGTCATACCCGGTGTCCTCCTGGACACACATATCCCATAGTCACCCAGTCAGGGATAACGACAAAGTAACATTTTCTTCCCCAGCCGCCCACTCCCCATGCCTTTGTTGAAGGGGCTCTCCTTCTCTTACCTAGAACCCCAcaacccactgccccctgcaggtaAACAGAGAAACCAGTTCAGGTTAGAGGGGATGAGGTGAGTGAGAATTTTCTCACCAGATGCAAAGCCTGGCTGGTCAGATGGCCCAGAGAGtaaaggcccttgctgccaaaacccactgagttcaattcctgatcCCCACACAGTAAGAGAAGAAAACTGGTTCCTAAaaactgtcccctgacctccacatgtgcaccatggcatgagcacacacacataaatataaaaaataattgttccagggcaggctccgaagctacattAGAAACCCTGCCCGCCCccccaagaaaaaagaaaaaaatagtatctCATATAGCAcaagctagcctccaactcattatataaccaaggatgaccttaaacttctgaccctccagcctccatttgtagagggctgggattgcagggtgTTTACCACCCTGGTTTTATTCGGTGCATACTGGGCAAGAACGCTACCATTTGAGCTATGTCCCTagccctgctccccccccccctttttggagTCTGGGTTTCCTGTTGTTCAGCCTGCTCTTGATCTTGTCCCtgtcctccttctgcctcctggagtgctgggattacagctgtgtgtcCCCACACCCAGGGCTCAGAATcccttaaagaggaaaatgaatgcaCGTCTCCTGGAGGGATGAAATATACAAAATTCCCACCCGAGACTCGATCTGTAAAGTGATTAGTCCCcgagggaagaaagggaatcaGCGACAGCGATCCTGACTCCATTTAAAATTCCAATTTTTCTCATCATGGagatttttgcatttgttttgattgttttaaatACTGTTTGGAAATGTTACATATCTGGAGCGTTAAGTTTCTGATGTTTACTTCAATTTTTCCCCTAGGCTATTCGTGCCTCCCGTCCTCTAGGCCTGGAAAACACACAACTCAGAGGTGTCCCCGAGAGTCCGTGGCTGCCTAGggacagcaacagaaatcaagaCAGAAAAGGCCAGTGCTCACGTACGAGGCCCCCACCACAGCCAACCCCAGCTCTCTGGCAGCCTGAAGTAAATGTGTGCATGCCTCCAGCTGAGCTCCAAACTTGGCATTCAGGGGGAAGGTGCTTTGACTGTCCCGGGCCTGTATCCGGAGGACCAACCTGGAAGAGGAAGGACGGAGTGAGGCATGGGTGCACAGGAACCCCGAGGTACTCCAACCTTCCCACTCACCCCCGCCTAGCTGCTCCCGACGACCCAGCATGGAGACCAAGGAGTGAACACACACTTTTTACAGAATTTTTCCAGGCAAGAACAAGCGGGATAGAATCACACAGTTAAGCTTTCTAAAGAATTTGAGGtataggctgggtggtggtggttcatgcctttaatcctagcttttgggaagaagaggtaggcaggtctttgagttcgataccagcctggtctacagataagttccaggacagtcagggctacaaagagaaaccctctcttgaaaaactaaacagagatgTCACATGCTTTCTTCAGATCACACAGCATAAGGGTAATGAATCTGAAATGTGAGCTTTGGTATGACATGTATAGTTTTTCTATGACATCATGGATGCCAGACTTTCTCATGCCGAGCTCGGTCCAGTGCCAGAGCAGTGTCAAGGTCTATTTGGTACTAATGTGATCCTAAGAAAGCACTGGGCCTCCTGGCTCAACCCTTGTACCTGTAGTCCCAGAGGTTTCGAGACCCAAATCCATCTGTCGGAGTCCCTTGGCCCACTGTTTCCTGTTGTACGTCTGCCATCTTACCTGGCCCCAGGGTGGTGCTGGGCCACCTTAGCCAGTTCCTCCTCACTGTCAAAGGTCAGAAGCTGCACCCCACGGCGGGCTGCATACTGGATGTGGGAGATGGCCTTGCAGGGGTTGGCGAAGATGATTCGTGAGGGGGCTACGCCCAAGCCCAGCACTTGCTCCAGCTCCCCCTGGTGTGGGTAAAGGTCAAAGCTGGGGATGCACTGCAGTCCCTGCCTTCCCTGACTCTTTGGGGACAGAGCCTTAGCCTGAACTAGTGGGGATACCTTCCAGTGAACCCCTTCTGGGACCAGATCCTTCACTGGGAGAGtgtcaggtcccaaagaaaccTGGGACAAGTTTCACTCCTATCGGTGGCTCATCCTGACCCCTACCCTGAACCTCTCCCACCCTGGGTCTGAGctttgcttcccttcccccaacttctGATTCTTATGTGTCTCAGGCATTTTGTCTATTTGCTCTCTTGGTTCCCATGTGCCTCTtggtcctcttctctcctctcctctcctctcctcgcccctcctctcctctcctctcattttctcttctcttcctctctcactccccctcccctcatGGACAAGTTTATTCTGCTGGTCATGTTCAGCCTTAACTCCTCCAGACGCCGCTGACTGTTCTcttcctcatatctacaataaaaccttCTCTTCAACCATACCTAGGAGCCGTTATGTCCTCATTAGCACTCAGTGTTGGCCCCATTTGAAAggggggagaaactgaggctcagaagggTGACTGGCTATGCTAGGAAGGGACCCGGTTTCTTAGTTCAGGTTACGTGGTCTTGTCACATGGCCCCGTGCAAGGCTGACCACAGCATTCGAGGGACCGGGGCTACCACTCggttggtagagagcttgcctaccaGGCACAAAGCCCTCCATCCAACCAGCACCAGGTAAACCGGGTGGTctgtgcctgtgatctcagccttGGGAAGGTAGAGGTGGAAGaccagaggttcaaggtcatcctcggacCTGGTAATGAATTCTGAACTAGCCTGGACTCCATTAGATGCAGAGCAAATAAAACCACCAATGCAACAACAAAAAGTCTTGAGCCCTCCACATGCCAGTCACCATCTTGGGGGCCAGAGTCCCCATTCCTGATCTCCTGACCATCGGGCAGTATTTCTCCAGAAAGTGACAGGCCCGTGGGGAAGATTGGCAAGCTGGCACAGACTCACCTGACTGGCACAATCAAAGCCAGTGcccagggcagccaggatgaacagcACCCAGGGGCTGCTATTGCACTTCACTGCATAGAAGGGCTGGACTTGGGGCAGGGCCTGGAGGAAGGTCTGGTGGCGGCGGGCCAGCACATCCAAGTCAGCCACCATGAAGGGGTCCTGGCGGCCCTGTTAGGGCAAGAACAAGAGAGCGAGGTGGGGAGAAGGTTAGGTCCTGGGGTCCTCTCCACTCTATGACAAAACCATTACTGATCCTctaattttctttccctcttcttccatttcactttgtgggggttttgtttgtttatttttttgagacagggtttctctgtgtagccttgggtctcctggaacttgctctgtagaccaggctggctttgaactcaccatTGCCTGATGTTGTTTCTTCCTTCTTAAAAGCCAGGGAAAACAAAGGCTCAGTTAGAAAATCGATGGCTTGAGGTTACACAGCAAGAATATGACAAAGagagaatttgatttttttgttttgttttggtttggtttgattttggcttttcgagaccagatttctctgtagctttggaacctgtcctggaactagttcttgtaaactaggctggccctgaacaattttatttttttaatttattttttttttgagacagggtccctctatgtagccctggctgtcctggaacttgttgtgtagaccaggctggcctcgaacttagagatccaccttctgagttctgggatttaagAAGTACACCAGAATGTCTGGTAAAGaaaggatttgaactctggttttTATATCTCTTTAAAAAGGTGCAGGGAGGCAGCTATCTGTAGACCAAAGCCAGAGATAGGATGGCTTCAGCCCCAGACAATGGTGTGGTTGAGGGTAAACCCAAGTGCCGAGGGAACAGAACAGCAGAGCTTGCTCAGGACCCCAGCACAGGCCCTGGGAAAGCCTAGTCTGATGGCCTCCAAGCTGGAACCGGGGAAACATTCATGAGTACCAGCAAGGAAGGGGTGGGACTCACCCTCCCTCCTTACCGCAATGGTGAGTTCCTGGATCTTCCTCAGGACCAGCTGCCGGGCAGATTCCTCTGTTCCCAGAATAATGGGCTCTGATGGCCACAGGCTTCCTGTGGTTCCCAGCCGCTCCCTCGGACCCCCAGGGCGGGTGCTCATTCCTGAGACAACAGCTGAAGTGTTCTCTGGGCACAGTTGTGGCATCCTAGAAAGGACAGCTCTGTGGGCCCAGTCTTTTCCTTCCTCAACTCCTGCTGTCCCTTCCCCAGCCTCAATGGCCAAATCCTTGAAACCTGCTAACCTGCGTCCCATTCGGCCCAAGAACTCCACCAAACCCTGTGATGGTTTACTGATAGCACGTGATCTGAGGCACAAATGCAGGTGACAAGCAAGGCCATTCCCTTGGAAGGGAAACATAGGACTCTCCTCCAGGCTCCTTCCCACATGCACCCCATTCAAGATGAGAAACTGAGACTCAGTCAAGCAGTCCAACTGTGTATCATAGAACATTAGAAGTGAGGCCCGTGTCCACTCCCACGGGGAGAGAAGGGAACTCGCCTCAGGTTAAGTGGtcccctgggtcccctggaacaaCCAGAGAGCCCTCAGACTAAAGTGGAGTCACCGGCATCCCGAGAGTATCCGGTCCATAAAAGGGACTGTGTCCATGACCCTTCCACGCAGGACTCACCTTGCAGCCATTATGACCTGCTTCCTTGAGAACAGCACAGAGCTCTGGGGTGACGCCAAAGTACCTGTGGGGAAATCTGGTCCCAACAAGACCCCAGGGTGCAAGAAGCCTACCGTCAGACCAAAGAGAGATCACACCTTCCAAGGTGTTCAGGGATGGGGACACCTGTCAAAAGCAAGCACTGGCCACCTCTAGAAGCTGGagagccagccaggcagtggtggcacacacctttaatcccagcactcgggaggcagaggcaagtggatcgagaccagcctggcctagaagagctagttccaggacaggctccaaatctacagagaaaccctgtctcggataacaaaacaaaaagaagaagctggagaccctccttcttccccagaAGTATCCAGATCACTCCAAAGAGGGGGTTCGTCTGGGAGTAGAATCAAGTCTCCAAAACTTATCAGGGGACCGTGGAGCTGCGCTTGGCTCCCAAGGCACGTCTTCTCTCCGCGGCCAATTTAACTGGGACGGTGAGCCTGTCTGGGTTACTCCATCTTGCCCCACCCCACCTTACCCTCCCTTTCTGAGGGAGCCTCTAAGGCCTCCCTGTGACCTGATGACCCTCCCAAGATGGAACTACCATCTTGGGGTAGGACCAACTCTAGGGTGTCAGCTGTCACTTTCTGAAGGCTTTCACCCCCACCTTCAAGTACAACCCAAGTAAGTCAAATATTGTTTCAGTAAACAATGACTAGGCTCCTGTTTATTCTACCCTCCCTTTCTGGGTAGAGTGGTTACACCAGGGGCTAGTTACGCTAGAGACGTGATCGGTCTTAACCCGGAAAAAAACCTACTCAGTAGTCCCTTCCTACAGTTCACTTCTTGCCTGCAGCTCCTTTGTGGTCCTCCCTCCCCAAGGAAGCAGATGGCAAAGCTGCCTTCTCACTCTAAAAATGTGGCCACGGGTACATCAGTTAATTGTTCTGAGCTTCAGTTGCTTCGTCTAGAAAATGGGACCTCAGGGGACAAGGGAAGGGATTGGTGAACTAAGAAGTATTCAAGGCCTTGCTGTCTACTATCCAGATGCCACTGCTGTAGGATGCCTTGCTTGAGAggaacacgcagacacacacacacaacacacacacacacacacacacacacacacacacgtgtctttTGAGATCATAGATTGTTGATTAAAATGGGAGCAGAGTTAGAAACAGCATGTTTCTCCCAAAACACATCCTGTTAGGATTATGGGAAAGAATGGATAGTTCAGAGACAGAACAAACTGTggatggtaaaaataaaaaaagaaagaaaaagaagaagagccTGTGCCAATAAAATTAATGTGAAATTGTTCAGAGAGCCAAATGGgtgttattttattgtatgtgtttggTATTTTGCCTCTGTGTATGTCTATACATCaagtgcatgcttggtgcccacagaggtcagaagagggcactaggtcccctgaaaccagagttacagaaggtgtgagccaccctgGAGGTGGCGGGAATCAaatctgagtcctctgaaagatgGGTGTGACAGGTTCCTAGTAGCAGCTGGCCAGCAGGATCCCTTGGCCACTGGACAGGGTCAGGGTGTCCCTGtggctcttaaccgctgagacatctcttcaaCTTCTAAATATGTGTTTTTAGACAAGTCATAAAGCATATTTAAGGAAGCATAAGGAAGTAACATGTCTACAGAGCATGACCTTTTGAGTTCATATATAAccaaatgtagcggcgtaaacgaatgcaggcagtttgtaaaaatatatatagttttaatgtagaaatagacttacagaaccaccg belongs to Microtus pennsylvanicus isolate mMicPen1 chromosome 13, mMicPen1.hap1, whole genome shotgun sequence and includes:
- the LOC142834286 gene encoding antizyme inhibitor 2-like → MSTRPGGPRERLGTTGSLWPSEPIILGTEESARQLVLRKIQELTIAGRQDPFMVADLDVLARRHQTFLQALPQVQPFYAVKCNSSPWVLFILAALGTGFDCASQGELEQVLGLGVAPSRIIFANPCKAISHIQYAARRGVQLLTFDSEEELAKVAQHHPGARLVLRIQARDSQSTFPLNAKFGAQLEACTHLLQAARELGLAVVGASFHVGSDCQTPQSYRQAIADCHRVFEMGRRVGHCMSLLDLGGGFPGTEGSEAKFEEIATVINAARTQYFPEGTGVQVIAEPGRFYAESVCTAAVNIIAKKASLEPGGHRKMAYYLNEGYYGSFRIFLREPVPRIPIVVKEFPSEPRLFPCTLYGPTCDAFDRLSLEEVQLPELDVGDWLIFPDTGAYKISMSSTFNGFPIITVYNAVGPQLRSLLETAP